From Clostridia bacterium:
GAAGCAATCTCATTCTTAAGGCTATCAAATATAGTATTGGCATCCTTGATCAACTGTTTTTTACTTTGGTTCTCTGTATAAAACTGTGCGAGAAAAGCAAATACAAGTCCAACAATAACCAAAGTCATAATTATCACAAAAAAATATGATACTACAATTTTAGAAGTGATTGATTTCTTAATTGTACTTTCCCCCTAACCACATATTTTATATCCATATCCCCAAACAGTAGTTATCTGTAAAGCTGAAGCTGCTTCCAACAGTTTCTTTCTGACCTTTTTAACAAGATCATCTATGGCTCTTGTATCTCCGATATAGTCATATCCCCAGATATTATTAATCAATTGCTCACGTGTGAAAACTTTGTTTTTATTCTTTATCAAGTAAAAAAGAAGATCATATTCTTTTGGAGTTAGTTCCAATTCATTTTTATCCTTTAATATCCTTCTTTCGTCAGGAAAGACAATGATATCTACGCAGCTTACCATGTTCACTGGCTGATCAATAAGCCTGTCTTCAATGTCTTTTATTCTGCGGAATATTGTTTTGACTCTGGCAATAAGCTCACGTGGACTGAAAGGTTTTGATATGTAATCATCACTTCCAAGCTCTAAACCCAGTATTCTGTCGATTTCTTCATCTTTTGCGGAAACAATGATTATAGGTACATTACTGATTTTTCTGAGTTCCCTGCATAAAGTATATCCATCCATACCGGGCATCATTATGTCTATAATAAGCATATCTGAAGGACTGCACTTGAATTGCCTTAATGCACTTTCGCCATCTTCAAACGATTGGACACCAAAGCCTTCTTTTTGAAGGTAGGTAGATACAAGATCCCTGATTTTTTTCTCGTCATCTACTACGTAAATGAGTTTGTTTTTCACTAGTCCGTCACCCCACTTACTGTTATGATATCACAAAGGATAAAAAGCTTCTACTGCTGATTCACCAATTAGCCTACATATAAATTATGCCCTGAAGAAGCAGTTGGTTGGAAATCCTAACTTATTTCAAGTAGTTATTTTATCAGAGCTTACTCATTAATTCTTAAAGATTTTATGTCTAATTTTTAGTAATCAG
This genomic window contains:
- a CDS encoding response regulator transcription factor, with translation MKNKLIYVVDDEKKIRDLVSTYLQKEGFGVQSFEDGESALRQFKCSPSDMLIIDIMMPGMDGYTLCRELRKISNVPIIIVSAKDEEIDRILGLELGSDDYISKPFSPRELIARVKTIFRRIKDIEDRLIDQPVNMVSCVDIIVFPDERRILKDKNELELTPKEYDLLFYLIKNKNKVFTREQLINNIWGYDYIGDTRAIDDLVKKVRKKLLEAASALQITTVWGYGYKICG